TGTAAGGTCTTGCAATATTGGTTTCCAACTGCAGGTCAAGGTTTGAAATACCTGCAACATCAATATATTTCAAGCCCATTTGAAAAGCATGTTTGTTTCCCCACCAACCTGTACTATCCCTACCTGGTCTTATTTCCTTCAATAAAAATTCATCCAACACAACTTGTCCGTAAAAAGAGAAATGTTTGAGAAAATTCCACTTGAAATCAATGCCCATAAATGCGTTGTCAGGACTGCCTAATTGCTGCTCTACCGACCTGTAAAATATGACCGGGTTGAGATAATTAAAGTCAAATTGTCCATAGTAAAGCGAATCTTCTCTCCCAAAAACAATTGATTCGAATAAGCCAATGTTTATGTTTTTAGTGATATTTACACTCAAATGATGTAAGGCAAAGTATTTTTTTGGTACTATAGTATTACTGGTTTTGAATCTTCTAAAGTCATATACCATTTCTGCAAAAATATTTTGATAGTTGATCTTCCAGACATTTGTAATGAGCTTTAAAAATAAATAACTGCTGCTATAATCAGACAGGATCAAAGACCGGTATCCGTTTCCGATAAAATTTTTGTCATGACCAAATTGTACGCCAATATTTTTAATGATGTTGAAAGTAATATAACCCCGTGCGGTTAGGAAGTCTACGCCTGTTTTTTTAAATCCTTTCCAGAACCCCTCCCCGGGTACAGCTTTAAAAGTATCTATTCTACTTCTGACATAATCGGGAAATCGTGCCTGGTTATCAGCCATAAAAGTATAAAAACCAATTTTATTATTGATCATACCTCTTAGCTCTATACCTCTGGTATTGATAAAATCAATTTCATTTATCAGATCACCTATCTGGAAATACAAGACAGGATTGACATGAACATCAAAATCCTTATTATGAAAATGGAAAAGGTCTGATTTTTTTTTGTAGAAAAAGTTGAAGATTGGTTTTTTGCTGTCGTTGTTTGCTTTTTCAGTCCATTCCCAGCTATCATTTTGTAAAAATTTCAGATTAAACTGGTCTGTTTTGGATATTTGCAGGGGATGGGCATACTCATCCCCTACAAGTATAAATAAACTATCAGCAAATGCAGCAATCCCTTTTCTTGGATATGGTTTTGCAGCAGTGTGAAAGCCATCGGAAAATTTACCATGCTTAATTTCATACCTGTCAATAAGATGATAATAATCGCTATTCACAGGAAGGTAGGTACTTTGGCTAAGTACCCCGTTAGACCCCATTAGAAAAAAAATGATAAAAAGAGGTTTGCTTACTAACAAAAAAAAGTATATTTTATAGCATTTACTAATATTCATAATACCAATAAATAAAAAAACTATTATTATCTGCAAATATCAAGTAAAATATTTTAATTTTTATTAGCAATCTCAATTAAATAATTACCTTTGCCCTACCTAATACTAGTACCTAGTTGCAAAAGTAATAGTAATTAAAGGATGTTGTTTATCATCTTATACATAATATATGGTCATCCACTTCGCTATAATTCAGTTGTAGCTCAATTGTAATCCAATTAAATTAGTATTGTATGACCACGTGTGACAATGTTTAATCTAACAAAATATGACCTTTATTTATACAACTAAGTACTAATAATTAAGTCAAATATCTATCAACTAACAAAAACAGGTGGTACACATACTATCCCAAAAGAATTCCATTGCTAATCATTTTTTAGCCGAATTAAGGGATGTAAAGATTCAGCAAGACAGCATGCGTTTTAGAAGAAACCTGGAAAGATTGGGAGAAATATTTGCTTATGAAGTTTCAAAAGAATTTAAATATCAGAGTAAAGAAGTAAAAACGCCTTTAGGTACGGCAAAAGTGAATCTATTGGAAAATCAGCCGGTTCTTGCTACAATACTCAGAGCAGGAATTCCTTTTCATCAGGGTTTGCTGAATTATTTCGATCAAGCTCCAAACGCATTTATTGCAGCCTATCGCCTGCCCGGCCAGTCCGGTGGGGAAGAAGATAGCAAAGATGATGTAAAAATTGAAGTTAAGGTTAACTATAACGTATCGCCTGATATAAATAATAAAAATTTAATAATTATTGATCCAATGCTTGCAACAGGTACTACCATCGTTTTAGCACTTAATGGCTTGTTAAAAAACGGAATTCCTGCCCACACACACATCGTTTCAGTATTAGGAAGTAGAGCGGGTATAGATTATTTACAAAAAAGTATTAAAAATTTTACAATTTGGCTGGGTGATTTTGATGAGGAACTAAATAAAAAGGCATATATTGTACCCGGATTAGGGGATGCAGGTGATCTGGCTTACGGATATAAAACATAAAAAATTGCGTTCCGGGTACTCGGGACGAAATCCGAAATGGGAGAAAGTTTTTATTATATTTTACTGATTGGCGGGATGGTCGTATTGCTCGGTGGCGGTGAACTGCTCGTTAGGGGAGCCAGCAAGATTGCCCTGAAGTTGAGAATGTCCTCATTAGTTGTTGGGTTAACAATAGTTTCATTTGGCACCTCTGCCCCTGAATTATTAATAAACATCCAGGCTGCGCTTGGTGACCTTCCTGATCTGGCCATGGGCAACGTGGTAGGGTCAAATATTTGTAATCTGACATTAGTATTGGGAGTTGTTGCCTTGATCTTGCCTATCAAAGTACATGATGACAGCATAAAAATAGATTGGCCGGTGATGTTTTTTAGTTCAGTATTACTATTTTACCTGATCTGGTATGATGGATATGTAAATAAAGGAGAAGGTATTGCCTTTTTACTGATCATTATTGGCTATACATCTTTTTTAATCATCAGGTCAAGAAAGAAAATTAAAGAAAAGGAAAGACCAGACCCCATGTCAGAGATTGAAGGACAAAAGTTAGGTTTTGAAGAAAAGTGGTGGGTGGATATTGTCTTTATTGTGATGGGTTGTTTTGCATTATTCTATGGTGCAGAGTGGCTGGTTGAAGGAGCAAAACATGTAGCTGCTGATTTTGGTATTTCAGAGCGGGTTATCGGCATCACAATTGTTGCATTTGGTACAAGCTTACCAGAAGTTGTTACCTCTGCTATTGCCGCTTTCAGGAAAAATACCGATATGGCAATGGGCAATGTGATCGGATCAAATATATTTAATATTCTATCCGTTTTAGGAATTACAAGTATCATTAAAGATATCAGAGTACATGAATTCATCTTAAATGAAGACATGTGGGTGATGTTAGGGATAACTGTACTGGTCTTACCTATGATGGCGACCAGAAAACGTATTTCCAGATTTGAAGGTGCCTTTTTGTTATTAATATATTTTTCTTATATTATTCTAACAGGATCAGGAATCAGACCTATCGCGGGTATTGTTGATTTATTTAATTAAACATATCGGAATTTCAAAGTTTTGGCTTGATTTTATGGTTTTATGGCTATATGGTTTTATGGTTTTATGGTTAGATAGTTAATTTTTTATTAGTTAAGCTTATCTGTTGGTTAATTTCTTTAGGTAGTTTTTGTAATTCCCCAAGAATATGACAATATTATTCATTATTAAGCAGCTTTCTCACTTTTGACTTCTCGTTCCAGTCAAAAGATTCTTTTACAGAACCCTGACTGTAAGTATTTATTTTGCATAATTTTAACAATTTAAACCATAAAACCATCCCGAGTACTCGGGAAAACCATTTATCATTTTATCATCTTTTTTAATCAACTTATGAAATTATGTTCTGTATTTATCTGATGGGAGAAAAGATTGCAAATTATGCCGCAGTTTATTTTGGCAGCATGGGGAAATTTATTTTTGGCCCTGCTTTCGGACTTGCGAAATTACACCCATTAGAAACAGGTATACTTACTGTACTTGGAATGATGACCACCGTATTTGTAATTTCAATAATAGGAGAAAATGTTAGAAAATGGATCATCAAAAAAATTTATAAAGGCAGCAAACCCGGTCAACCTAAAAGCAGACGTATAAATAAAATATTGAAAGCACATGGACTTAAAGGCGTTGCATTTTTAACTCCCCTTTTATTAACCCCAATCGTGGGCACTATTCTTGCCCTTTCCCTTGGAGATTCAAGAAAAAAAATTTTTGTTTATATGCTTATTAGCGCTGTTTTCTGGTCAATCGTATTAACATTTCTTGCCTATCAATTTAAAGAATTATTTATTTACTTAAAAGACTTATTGGATTTTCCTGTTTAGTTAAACAAGAGATGGCAACAGGTTTAGAAAACTTATGGATATACAAGCTGTCCGAAGATCTTGAAGTAAAGGTCCATGAAGTGACAAAATCATTTCCGAGGAATGAGCTTTATAGAAGTGTTGATCAGTTGAGGCGTTCATCTGCATCTGAAAACATTGCTGAGCACTATCACAAAACAACAACGAAGGAGAAATTTGGTTTTTAGTTTTTAGTTATTGGTTATGGTTTGATAGTTTCTGGTTATAGTTCTTTAGTTTGCAGTTCCAGGCTTTATACCATAAGTAAGATGGACAAACCAATAAACTAAAACTAATAACTAAAAAAACTAAAACTAAAAACCATTAACCATTAACTAAGATGTTTTGGCAAATATTCCTTCAATCATCTCAATTCAGTTGCATTTGTTACTTGAATCTAAGTGATAATTCTTTTAATCTGTGAATCTGTGGCTTTTATTTTCATGCACTTTTGGTCAATGAGCTTACTTTTCTGATATTAACATCACATTGTTCTGCCTGATATAAGCCGGTTGTTTTTTCCAGATTATTTTATACAATACATCTGATTCATTGTTCAATAATACCTTATACCAAGGATCTGGTTCATCTTTCCATAATATTTTATACCAGATATCATGATTACCAATTACTTTTACTTTATGTCCTTTTTCAACGCTTTCAACTAATTCTGAACCGGCTGCAGGAGCACGCATGATCAGGCTGTTATCATTTTTTATAATTGCAAATGGATAATTTTTTGACAAACTAATAACATAATATACAACGCTCAGGTAAAGTATAAAGGCAATGCTATAGGCTAATTTTATCTTTTTTTTATGTAAACCTTTATAAATAAAGAATGAAAAAAATATAACCGCAGCAAAAATTAAAACCACAGAGAAGGTAGAATAATATTTTAGATACACCGAATAAAATACTTTCCATTCATCAGTTTCCTCATAGCCTTTAAGTTTATATTTTTTTGCCAGATCTTCCATCCTTTTCAACACCTTTTTATCTGGATTTTTTAAGTAGTAAACGTTGAGGTAAAAAAGTGCCTGGGCGTAATCATTTAACCCTTCTTTGATGTATGCCATTTTTAGCAGCATTTGAGGCGTAAACATTTTTGATTGCTCGAATATTTCTTCATATATCCGGTATGACTCTGTATATTTTTTTTGGTCAAATAAAGAATCAGCTTTGGGGATGTTGGAAACAAAGCTGTTACCAAATGATTGAGGTAAAATTATGAAATCAAAGATTACCAGCAATATTAATAATTTGATGGTGATGTTTTGCATTTAATCTGATAGTGGTTAACTTTGCAACAAAGTTAATAATTATAAAATTTTGAACCTTCAATCTTAAATGAAATGATCCGGTAGCTCAGTTGGTAGAGCATCTCCCTTTTAAGGAGAGGGTCCTGGGTTCGAGCCCCAGCCGGGTCACAATTTATTTTTTGATTTAGTGATCAAAAATCACTAAATAAATATTGCCCAGGTGGCGGAATTGGTAGACGCGCCACTTTGAGGGGGTGGTGGCCTTCGGGTCGTGGGGGTTCAAATCCCTTCCTGGGCACGATATTCATAGCGATGAATTTATTTAATCAAACCTCAATTTTAAGCCCATCATAAGCCAATTCTATAAATTCCGGTAGTTCCTTACTTATTTTTTGGTGCAGGCCTAAATTATGACTCATATGGACGAGATATGCTTTTTGTGGTTTTAGCAATTTTAACAGATCCACCGCCTGCTGAAGCGTAAAATGTGAAATGTGTTTTTCTTTCTGCAAAGCATTTAGCACAATAACTTCTGACCCTTTTACCTTTTCCAATTCCTTTTCGGAAATATAATTTGCATCAGTAATATAGGTGAAATTCTGAATGCGCAATGCTATTACCGGTAATTTATGATGCATCACTTCAATGGGCTGAAACTTTGCTCCTTCAATTTCAAACTCTGGGTTCCCGGGGTCAACCTTGTGAAATTCAATTTGCGGAATACCAGGATACCTGCGATTGGAAAACACATAAGCATATTGTTGTTTAAGCTGCTGAATAACTCTTGGAGAAGTATAAACAGGCATAGCGTGCCCTTGCTTAAAGTTAAAAGACCGCACTTCGTCCAACCCCGCTGTATGGTCCTTATGTTCGTGGGTAATGATCAAGGCATCTAGCTTATCAATACGCTCGCGCAAAACCTGCTGCCTGAAATCAGGGCCTGAATCTATGATAAAACTCTTTCCATCTATCTGAATATGGATTGATACCCTTAAACGCTTGTCGCGATAATCAAGTGAATTACAAATTTCACATTTACAGCCAATAACTGGAATGCCCTGGGATGTGCCGGTACCTAAAAAGGTAATCTTCAAACTGTTATATTAATTTGGTAGGTTATGACAATGACTATGACTAAATACTTTTCCGGGTTAATTCGTAGTACAATTGCTTATTTTTTTCGCTTAACCGGTTTGTATTAAGTGGTATGGTTTTCATGATTTCAATAATAGAGTTTATCTTTCCCTCTGTCGTATAGAAGTCGTTCACTACAGCCACTTTTTTGTCAACCAAAATACAGTAGCCTGTTTTAAAACTACCACGCTCATAACGCAAATCATAGTTTGACTCTGCAAATAATCCTTCAATTTTTTTTAGAAAGTGTTTTGTATATTTTATATCCATTGTCAAAGTCATTATCAATTATCAACTGCCTTCCCTATCCATTTTTTAACGATTTTTATCAATTGATCAAAATCGATGGGTTTTTGCAGGTAGTCGTTAATGCCAACAGCTCTGAAATCATCCATTGTGAAGTTCTTTGCATTACCCGTTATAGCTACGATAGGTACATCTGCCTTTTGTTTATCAGAAAGTTTCCTGATAGTTTTAGCACATTTAATACCATCCATAACCGGCATGTTTATATCAAGAAGAATAAGATCAATATTTTCATTGTTTAAAGCGGTTAGTACTTCTTTACCGTTTTTAACTGAAGTGATCTCAAATTTCTCAAATTGAAGAACATTTTTTGTTAAGGTTTGTATGACAGAACTATCTTCTGCAATAAGTACTTTTTTGGGATCTAACATATTTTTTAGTTGTATTTTGTTAAATGTAACAATATACGCTATTACTTGGTTTCAGGTTTTATCTTCTATTAAATATTAAGTATTCCTTTGTATTTGTCTTTATATTCCTTAAAAGCATCATTGAGATACAAAAAATTTCCTTCAAAAATATCCCAATAGGCTCGTTTCTCACTACGGGACAAGTCATAATCTTTATTTTTCAATTGCTTTTCTATTAATTCAGCATAATCAGCTACTTTTTTTATCCCCAGTGTCCCGGCATTACCTTTAAGCGTGTGCAAGTTACTCAAAATTATATTAATATCCCTACCCGGTTGAATTTTTTCTAAATAATGCAAAGATCTATTACATTGCCCTAATAGCTGTCGCGCCTCTTTTTCAAAATCTTCGTAAACTTTTTTTATCATTTCCATACCACCATAATCTTTTAGTTGGTTCAGGATATTCTTATCAATAACGGGCGTTCCCTCGCTATCGTTCTTCCGACTATAGCCGGGAGTAGTCCTCAGCTTTTCAATAGAGTTTGAAACAGCCTTTTTATCCCGGTTAGAATTGATTAACCGGCTTTGATACTTATTACTCCTGCCCTCCTCTCTATTAATATGTTCACTCCAGTATTTAATCTTATTAATAAGTGTTTCAGAAATAATAGGTTTGGCTATATAATCGTCCATACCTGCATTAATGAATTTTTCTTTGTCTTCTTTCATAGAATATGCAGTCATAGCTATGAAAACAGGGCAACGTTTCTCCGGGAAAGCCTGAAATAATTTTCGGATTTTGTTAGTAGAAGCTACTCCATCCATTTCAGGCATCTGAATATCCATTAGCACTATACCATAATTACCGGTTTTTACCTTTTTAATTGCCTCCATACCACTGAAAGCAATATCTATTATACAACCGGATTTTTCTAATATTTCAGAAACGACCTTTAAATTAATTTTATTATCATCAACAAGCAAAACTTTAGGAATCTCCTTTAACCCTTGCAAAATAGTGGAACTTACGCTGGGCTGGAGAGATTGGGGTAATACGAGTTCTTTAGCCTGATCCGCCTGAAAAGTAAACCAAAAATTGCTGCCGGCTCCTGGCTTTGAAGTTACACCAATATCGCCTCCCATTAATTTGCATAATCTTTTGGATATAGGTAATCCCAGGCCCGTTCCCTGATAAAACTTGGTTGTAGTGCTGTCTGCCTGGATAAAGCTATCAAAGAGCTTAATGAAATTTTCTTCTGCAACTCCTATTCCTGTATCTTTTACTTCTATTTGGATCAAATAACTGCCATCAGGGATGTTGTATTTTTTTCTATCTGCCTTTATACGGCTTGAAAGTCGTTTTACTATGATCTTTACACTTCCCTGATCGGTAAATTTGATCGCATTTGAAGTAAGATTAGAAAGAACTTGCAATAGCCTGGATTCGTCTACTTTTATATATTTGGGCAAATTTGATGATATATGATAAGAAAAATCAAGATTTTTCTCAGTAGCCTGCTGTAAAAATAATGAATGTAACTTTTCAATTGTATGGGAAATAGCGATAGATGTTTTATGAAGTTGCATTTTACCAGCTTCTATTTTAGAAATATCAAGAATATCATTTACAATAGTTAAAAGTGTGCTGGACGATTTCCTGACAGTTTCTACATATTCCTGCTGCTTCTTATTAAGTTCGGTATTTTTCAGCAGGTCAGTCATGCCAATAATGCCATTTAAGGGAGTGCGGATTTCATGGCTCATGTTTGCCAGAAATTGTTCTTTTAATTTCAATGACTTTTCAGCTACTTTTTTATCATTGATAGCTTGTTCAGCAATTTTTCTTTCGGTGATGTCTAAACATGATGATATAAAACCTTTGAAAGTACCATCAGGGTCAAAATAAGGAGCGCCTGTATCTAAAATCCATCTGTATTCTCCATTAAAGGTTTTAAGTCTATAGGTAATTTCAAATTTTTTCTTTTTCTTTAATGCCATTTGGGTTGTTTCAAGGCAAATATCTCTATCATCGGGATGGATGTTATTTATCCAGCTATTTGATATTGATTTTTGATCTTTTTTGCCTGTAAATTCAATCCACTGGTCATTAAAAAAATAAAAATCAGCATTAGCGTCAGATATTTTTAACAATACGGGTATATTATTAAATATGGTTCTGAAAAGTGATTCGTTTTTCTCTACTATTTTCATATTTTTTACTTGTTATAATACTTCATTGCCTGCGGCAAAAATGCTTTAATTAATAATATTAACAGCGTTGTTGAAAACTTATAAATATTCGTCATATTGGGGTGTAAATATACGAAAGAAAATTGAGTCCCCTCTAAAAAGTAAAAAATTGAAAAGAAATCGTTTCTTCCCGAGTACTCGGGAAGAACCAAAAACACTTTTTAGAGTGGACTCAAAATTACAATGAAAACTTTTAGAAATATGAATACTTTATTCTAAATTTGAGGAATTGATATAATAGGGTAAATGACAACAAAAGAAAAGGCATATAAAACTATATCTCAACTCGTTGAACGCTTTGACGAAAATATTGATACTTACAAAAGGAGCGGCTATAACGAAACTCAAACCCGGGTGGATTATATTGACCCTTTCTTTGAAGCATTGGGTTGGGATGTCCACAACAAGCAAGGTAACTATGAAGCGTACAGAGAAGTAGTTCACGAAGCGAAAGTAAGAGTTGCCGGAGCTACTAAAGCGCCCGATTACGGCTTTAAATTACCCGGTGGGAAATTTCTTTTCTTTCTCGAAGCAAAAAAGCCATCCGTCAACATAAAAGGTGATATTGCACCTGCCTACCAAGTGAGAAGGTACGGCTGGAGCGCCAAACTGCCCATTGCTGTCGTTACCGACTTTGAGGAGTTTTCCATTTACGATTGCACCAACAAACCAAAACAAACCGACAAGGCATCAGTTGCACGCATACAATATATTACCTATAAAGATTATCTGCAAGAATTTGATTTTATCTGGGAGACCTTTTCAAAAGAACGCATCTTAAAAGGCAGCTTTGACAAATTTGTACAAAGCGATACCAAAAAAAGAGGCACTGCAACGGTTGACAATGAATTTCTAAAGGAAATAGAAGAATGGAGAACATACCTGGCTACTACCATAGCCCTCAGAAACGAAACACTGAGCGAAGAAGAAATAAACTATGCAGTGCAAAAAACCATTGACCGCATAATATTCCTTCGTATTTGTGAAGACAGAGGCGTTGAACAATACGGCAATCTTAAAAATGCCATTAAACAAGGCGATCTGTACAAAAACCTTTTTGAACTTTTCCAAATAGCCGATGACAAATACAATTCCGGTCTTTTTGACTTCAAAGAAGATACTACAACTCCCAATCTCGTTATTGACAACAAAGTGATAAAGAACATAGTTCAGGAATTATATTACCCTCTTTCTCCCTTTGAATTTTCTGTTCTGCCTGCCGACATCTTAGGAAGTGTTTATGAGCAGTTTTTGGGTAAAACCATCCGGCTCACTAAAGCCCATCACGCCAAAATTGAAGAAAAACCAGAAGTGAGAAAAGCTGGCGGAGTGTATTACACGCCCAAATATATTGTGGACTATATAGTTGAAAACACCATAGGCAAACTCATACAGGGAAAAACTCCAAAGCAGGTAGAAAAGATAAAGATTTGCGACCCCGCCTGTGGTTCCGGTTCATTCCTAATTGGTGCATATCAGTACCTGCTTGACTGGTATCTGAAATACTACACAAACCTTTTAAAAAAGACAGAAAAATCCCCCCTTCAGGGGGGAAGATTGCCGAAGGCAATCAGGGGGGTGTTAACCCCCGAAGGCAACCTGACTACAGCAGAGAAAAAACGAATCCTGCTCAACAACATCTTTGGCGTTGATATTGACGCACAAGCCGTAGAAGTAACCAAACTGAACCTTTTGCTCAAAGCATTGGAAGGCGAAACACAGGCATCTATTGGCTACACATTATCTATGTTTCACGAAAGAGTTTTGCCCAATCTTAAGGACAACATTAAATGCGGGAATTCTTTAATTGGAAACGATTTTTACGATACCCAGCTTGACCTTTTCCCGGAACAAATTAAAAAGATAAACGCCTTTGATTGGGAAAACGGTTTCCCGGAAATTTTCAGGCAAGGAGAGTTCGATGCGGTGATTGGGAATCCACCTTATCTAATGGTTCAACCGCACAACACGGAAGCGAGCATTTTAGATTACTACAGAAATAACTACCGTGTGGCTGAATTCAAAATTGACCTATTCCACATGTTCATGCAAAAAGGGATTTCGATTTTGAGAAACTTTGGATTGTTTGGATATATTATTCCATCATCTATTCTTAACAATGTTTACACAGAGACATTGAGGGAGTGGATTCTTGAACACGTACTACTCAGAAAGGTTTCTATTGCAACCGAGAAGGTATTTGCTGATGCAGACGTCTACTCAGTTGTTATAACTGCGGAAAAAGAAAAGAATAAGGATAAACGCAACAAAAATCTTGTTGAAACAACTTTTGAATTAGAAAAAGCAAGAACAAACGAGAACATATCCTACTCCAATGTAAGGCAGGAACGATTTAGCCAAGCCAATGGAAAGGTTTGGAACATTTTGATTTCTGAAACTAATGTTGGTGTCATCGCTAAAATCCAGCAGAACAGTGAACCGATGTCAAAAGTAGCTCAAATCAATAGGGGATTAATCACAGGTGATAAAAAGAAATTCTTTGCTAACAATAAGGTCAATAAGAAATACAAGCCGATTCTGGCTGGAGGCGATGTAAAGCGATACTACTCAAACGAACCCGCTCAATATGTTTTGTTTGAAAAACCTCCTAAGTCTGGTGGCTGTTGGGATCCAAATGTTCATTTAGCATCACGCAAAATAGT
This region of Cytophagales bacterium genomic DNA includes:
- a CDS encoding uracil phosphoribosyltransferase translates to MVHILSQKNSIANHFLAELRDVKIQQDSMRFRRNLERLGEIFAYEVSKEFKYQSKEVKTPLGTAKVNLLENQPVLATILRAGIPFHQGLLNYFDQAPNAFIAAYRLPGQSGGEEDSKDDVKIEVKVNYNVSPDINNKNLIIIDPMLATGTTIVLALNGLLKNGIPAHTHIVSVLGSRAGIDYLQKSIKNFTIWLGDFDEELNKKAYIVPGLGDAGDLAYGYKT
- a CDS encoding calcium/sodium antiporter — encoded protein: MGESFYYILLIGGMVVLLGGGELLVRGASKIALKLRMSSLVVGLTIVSFGTSAPELLINIQAALGDLPDLAMGNVVGSNICNLTLVLGVVALILPIKVHDDSIKIDWPVMFFSSVLLFYLIWYDGYVNKGEGIAFLLIIIGYTSFLIIRSRKKIKEKERPDPMSEIEGQKLGFEEKWWVDIVFIVMGCFALFYGAEWLVEGAKHVAADFGISERVIGITIVAFGTSLPEVVTSAIAAFRKNTDMAMGNVIGSNIFNILSVLGITSIIKDIRVHEFILNEDMWVMLGITVLVLPMMATRKRISRFEGAFLLLIYFSYIILTGSGIRPIAGIVDLFN
- a CDS encoding MBL fold metallo-hydrolase, encoding MKITFLGTGTSQGIPVIGCKCEICNSLDYRDKRLRVSIHIQIDGKSFIIDSGPDFRQQVLRERIDKLDALIITHEHKDHTAGLDEVRSFNFKQGHAMPVYTSPRVIQQLKQQYAYVFSNRRYPGIPQIEFHKVDPGNPEFEIEGAKFQPIEVMHHKLPVIALRIQNFTYITDANYISEKELEKVKGSEVIVLNALQKEKHISHFTLQQAVDLLKLLKPQKAYLVHMSHNLGLHQKISKELPEFIELAYDGLKIEV
- a CDS encoding SH3 domain-containing protein, translated to MQNITIKLLILLVIFDFIILPQSFGNSFVSNIPKADSLFDQKKYTESYRIYEEIFEQSKMFTPQMLLKMAYIKEGLNDYAQALFYLNVYYLKNPDKKVLKRMEDLAKKYKLKGYEETDEWKVFYSVYLKYYSTFSVVLIFAAVIFFSFFIYKGLHKKKIKLAYSIAFILYLSVVYYVISLSKNYPFAIIKNDNSLIMRAPAAGSELVESVEKGHKVKVIGNHDIWYKILWKDEPDPWYKVLLNNESDVLYKIIWKKQPAYIRQNNVMLISEK
- a CDS encoding response regulator, translated to MKIVEKNESLFRTIFNNIPVLLKISDANADFYFFNDQWIEFTGKKDQKSISNSWINNIHPDDRDICLETTQMALKKKKKFEITYRLKTFNGEYRWILDTGAPYFDPDGTFKGFISSCLDITERKIAEQAINDKKVAEKSLKLKEQFLANMSHEIRTPLNGIIGMTDLLKNTELNKKQQEYVETVRKSSSTLLTIVNDILDISKIEAGKMQLHKTSIAISHTIEKLHSLFLQQATEKNLDFSYHISSNLPKYIKVDESRLLQVLSNLTSNAIKFTDQGSVKIIVKRLSSRIKADRKKYNIPDGSYLIQIEVKDTGIGVAEENFIKLFDSFIQADSTTTKFYQGTGLGLPISKRLCKLMGGDIGVTSKPGAGSNFWFTFQADQAKELVLPQSLQPSVSSTILQGLKEIPKVLLVDDNKINLKVVSEILEKSGCIIDIAFSGMEAIKKVKTGNYGIVLMDIQMPEMDGVASTNKIRKLFQAFPEKRCPVFIAMTAYSMKEDKEKFINAGMDDYIAKPIISETLINKIKYWSEHINREEGRSNKYQSRLINSNRDKKAVSNSIEKLRTTPGYSRKNDSEGTPVIDKNILNQLKDYGGMEMIKKVYEDFEKEARQLLGQCNRSLHYLEKIQPGRDINIILSNLHTLKGNAGTLGIKKVADYAELIEKQLKNKDYDLSRSEKRAYWDIFEGNFLYLNDAFKEYKDKYKGILNI
- a CDS encoding capsule assembly Wzi family protein, producing MGSNGVLSQSTYLPVNSDYYHLIDRYEIKHGKFSDGFHTAAKPYPRKGIAAFADSLFILVGDEYAHPLQISKTDQFNLKFLQNDSWEWTEKANNDSKKPIFNFFYKKKSDLFHFHNKDFDVHVNPVLYFQIGDLINEIDFINTRGIELRGMINNKIGFYTFMADNQARFPDYVRSRIDTFKAVPGEGFWKGFKKTGVDFLTARGYITFNIIKNIGVQFGHDKNFIGNGYRSLILSDYSSSYLFLKLITNVWKINYQNIFAEMVYDFRRFKTSNTIVPKKYFALHHLSVNITKNINIGLFESIVFGREDSLYYGQFDFNYLNPVIFYRSVEQQLGSPDNAFMGIDFKWNFLKHFSFYGQVVLDEFLLKEIRPGRDSTGWWGNKHAFQMGLKYIDVAGISNLDLQLETNIARPYIYAHFNNFTNYTHYNQPLAHPLGANFREVIAIVRYQPIGKLQIVGKLISATYGTDSSGSNWGGNVLLNYATHEQEYNNKIAQGIKTNLLFADLTISYQVRHNLFIDLKQIYRKLDSDLDRRDNETFFISLAIRLNIAQRLHEF
- a CDS encoding response regulator translates to MLDPKKVLIAEDSSVIQTLTKNVLQFEKFEITSVKNGKEVLTALNNENIDLILLDINMPVMDGIKCAKTIRKLSDKQKADVPIVAITGNAKNFTMDDFRAVGINDYLQKPIDFDQLIKIVKKWIGKAVDN
- a CDS encoding four helix bundle protein gives rise to the protein MATGLENLWIYKLSEDLEVKVHEVTKSFPRNELYRSVDQLRRSSASENIAEHYHKTTTKEKFGF